In a single window of the Leptolyngbya ohadii IS1 genome:
- a CDS encoding dynamin family protein: MTVDRTILQHLNEQTVPLPDGMAALPYSIHRTPEIRDWVTIESVALPPIPVWRSDRWGLVALIAVPVRSEQKITGWRTPWGAIEWSLPDCQVVQTFDLSQQPEFTDLASADPVLSTAADARSIAQREADLFKALDDFFTAPSLDRLPTLTPFYSQLLPSAFYSCYHVLIPDSRLWLIPDAITNAMTEAITESVFPVSPSTPDPIQLAAWLRQGRSLAEGFALPGMVAEFAQLEQRRRRPGFRLAIVGEFSRGKSTLINRLLEREVLPVGAVPTTATLTAILPDTVDEMQVNPGLPQVETRPLALSSWNDLLAVDPSGHDREVLTPVRIMLDHAWLRSLDVELIDTPGAGDLSEQRAALITDLLSQCDAAVLVVSGTLPFSLTEKSFLEEKVIGQHVPQLLVVVSKLDTIDLEERAAVFRTLQERIAQVPPAIPILPAHPIDAATSETEILAAIRRQIELMAAQDDRRDWRDRQIAGQLTDCLHQMAKIGTEAVAATSLNRAEQQCQLQQLESELQSADLTWEQLRLTLDQRRLKRDQQLRLHILEVRQELLEGLKLELERTLEPKVWWQRDLPFRVRRELLTVSRKSEEFLLKAIAQDVEWLDSELSQAFAARFSYSPETAIGKLEIQPDYGQLTLTDTKRYRLLTRLGCSGGVLCGYLFGGPIGIITSTGIWFLGEQLLSKEVESQRHFLMQELDRCLGNAINIYCSAVSDRLRQLYRQIADDTQREQSVWRASQAEALRASFSTGVDQPWQTLVNQATALKQTIDASLI; the protein is encoded by the coding sequence ATGACTGTCGATCGTACAATTTTGCAGCACTTAAATGAACAGACTGTTCCCCTTCCTGACGGCATGGCTGCGCTGCCGTATAGCATTCATCGCACTCCCGAAATTCGCGATTGGGTCACAATCGAATCTGTTGCGCTGCCTCCAATCCCCGTTTGGCGCAGCGATCGATGGGGACTGGTCGCGTTAATTGCCGTTCCTGTTCGCTCAGAGCAGAAAATTACAGGTTGGCGCACTCCCTGGGGAGCGATCGAATGGTCTTTGCCCGATTGCCAGGTAGTACAAACCTTTGATTTGTCCCAGCAGCCAGAATTTACAGATCTAGCCTCTGCTGACCCTGTACTGTCAACTGCCGCAGATGCACGATCGATTGCCCAGCGGGAAGCTGACCTCTTCAAAGCACTCGACGATTTCTTTACCGCACCCAGCCTCGATCGATTGCCCACCTTAACGCCTTTTTATTCCCAGCTTTTGCCTTCCGCTTTTTATTCCTGCTATCACGTTCTCATTCCCGATAGCCGATTGTGGCTCATTCCTGACGCTATCACTAACGCTATGACTGAGGCTATCACTGAATCTGTATTTCCTGTGTCTCCTTCTACGCCTGATCCTATCCAGCTTGCAGCCTGGCTGCGTCAAGGGCGATCGCTTGCAGAAGGGTTTGCGCTGCCGGGAATGGTTGCGGAATTCGCTCAGCTAGAACAGCGTCGCCGCAGACCAGGGTTTCGGTTAGCGATCGTTGGCGAGTTTAGTCGAGGTAAAAGCACGCTAATTAACCGCCTACTAGAGCGAGAGGTTCTGCCGGTTGGCGCAGTTCCAACGACCGCAACACTGACAGCAATCCTGCCGGACACAGTGGATGAGATGCAGGTTAATCCTGGGTTGCCACAAGTCGAAACCCGTCCGCTGGCGTTATCGTCCTGGAACGATTTGCTTGCCGTTGATCCCTCTGGACACGATCGCGAGGTTTTAACGCCAGTCCGAATCATGCTTGATCATGCCTGGCTGCGATCGCTGGACGTGGAGCTAATCGATACCCCCGGAGCCGGAGATTTGAGTGAACAGCGAGCAGCCTTAATCACTGACCTTCTCAGCCAGTGCGATGCAGCAGTGCTGGTGGTCAGCGGCACGTTGCCCTTCAGTCTGACAGAAAAAAGCTTTTTAGAGGAAAAGGTGATTGGGCAGCACGTCCCGCAGTTGCTGGTGGTCGTGTCGAAACTTGATACGATCGATTTAGAAGAAAGGGCGGCTGTTTTCAGGACGTTGCAGGAGCGAATCGCTCAGGTACCACCTGCAATTCCCATTCTTCCTGCCCATCCGATCGACGCTGCCACTTCTGAAACGGAAATTCTTGCTGCAATTCGTCGTCAGATTGAGTTAATGGCGGCTCAAGACGATCGCCGCGACTGGCGAGACCGCCAGATTGCTGGACAGCTTACGGACTGCCTGCATCAAATGGCAAAAATTGGCACGGAGGCAGTCGCCGCCACAAGTCTGAACAGAGCAGAACAACAGTGCCAACTCCAGCAGCTTGAGTCTGAACTACAGTCCGCCGATTTAACCTGGGAACAGTTGCGCCTGACGCTCGATCAGCGTCGCCTGAAACGGGATCAGCAGTTGAGGCTGCACATCCTGGAAGTGCGCCAGGAGCTTCTAGAAGGGCTGAAGCTAGAACTGGAGCGTACTTTGGAACCAAAAGTCTGGTGGCAGCGGGATCTGCCTTTCCGGGTGCGGCGAGAACTCCTGACCGTCAGCCGCAAGTCAGAGGAGTTTCTGCTAAAGGCGATCGCTCAGGATGTCGAGTGGTTGGATAGTGAGCTGAGCCAAGCCTTTGCAGCACGCTTTTCCTACTCTCCTGAAACTGCGATCGGCAAACTCGAAATTCAGCCGGACTACGGGCAACTTACCCTGACCGACACCAAACGCTATCGTCTCCTGACCCGGTTGGGATGCAGCGGCGGCGTTCTGTGTGGCTATCTGTTTGGCGGACCAATCGGCATTATCACCAGCACCGGAATTTGGTTTCTAGGTGAACAGCTTTTGAGCAAAGAAGTGGAGAGCCAGCGTCACTTTTTGATGCAGGAACTGGATCGCTGTTTGGGAAACGCAATCAACATCTACTGCTCTGCGGTGAGCGATCGCCTGCGGCAGCTTTACCGTCAAATTGCAGACGACACTCAGCGCGAACAGTCAGTTTGGCGAGCGTCACAGGCAGAGGCACTCAGAGCCAGCTTTAGCACTGGGGTAGATCAGCCCTGGCAAACGCTGGTGAATCAGGCGACGGCACTCAAGCAGACGATCGATGCATCGCTGATATGA
- a CDS encoding dynamin family protein has protein sequence MCLPSATPLHATTPRNGVEIIDSPGLNEHEIRQKVTMSYLSTVDAILFVLSCEVLGSQSELDVIDNTLRSMGHHDIFFICNRFNMIRPKEREDIRKHAIAKLAHRTERGAERIFFIDAMGALDGRLSSDSAAVEQSQVPHVERELAKFLTHDRGKVKILRPATELKNAIQEARRIIPERTAMLRTDVKTLETRYEEAQVPLRQLEAKRQQIVTQLHNFREDMKLLVSDRALAFYHRLSEQIPRWAQEYQLQNPVKFASLEGLKPQIQRAVEELAAHLSRQVEGELANWQRSELQPLIAQRLDTRKQELDAKAAEFVDQLDELRLRVAGLSVVPVSENDLGKRKISPLERILSAAGGFLIGGAGSASIGAIYGYEEMLKSLLPQILLSAATIVLVGLNPLVLFPVMAAGGILQGLLSTNSTNKKLKEVVSQKYAGEVRSAAYEQANKLAEAVSEELGKIETAVDQGLGAEIQSVREQVDSILIEKQKGQANVDQKLQDLDRISRELNEIDSELDDLIAQMMM, from the coding sequence ATGTGCCTACCCTCCGCAACCCCTCTTCATGCAACAACGCCCCGTAACGGTGTAGAAATTATCGATTCACCGGGGCTGAATGAGCATGAGATTCGGCAAAAGGTCACGATGAGCTACCTGTCTACAGTGGATGCCATTTTGTTTGTTTTGTCCTGTGAAGTTCTGGGTTCCCAGTCTGAGCTAGACGTGATTGACAACACGCTGCGATCGATGGGACACCACGATATTTTCTTTATCTGCAATCGGTTCAACATGATTCGCCCCAAAGAGCGAGAAGATATTCGTAAACACGCGATCGCAAAACTTGCCCACCGGACCGAGCGGGGCGCGGAGCGGATTTTTTTCATTGATGCGATGGGCGCACTGGACGGTCGGTTGAGCAGTGATTCAGCCGCAGTAGAACAGTCGCAGGTACCCCATGTAGAAAGGGAGCTGGCAAAGTTTTTGACTCACGATCGCGGCAAGGTCAAAATCCTGCGTCCTGCGACCGAACTCAAAAATGCCATTCAGGAAGCCCGCCGGATTATTCCTGAACGAACGGCGATGCTGCGAACCGATGTCAAAACGCTGGAGACCCGTTATGAGGAAGCTCAGGTTCCCCTGCGACAGCTCGAAGCCAAGCGACAGCAGATTGTTACGCAATTGCACAATTTCCGCGAGGATATGAAGCTGCTGGTCAGCGATCGCGCGCTTGCCTTTTATCACCGCTTATCTGAGCAAATTCCGAGATGGGCACAGGAGTATCAGCTTCAAAACCCGGTCAAGTTTGCTTCTCTAGAAGGACTAAAACCTCAGATTCAACGAGCGGTCGAGGAGTTAGCTGCCCACCTTTCCCGGCAAGTTGAAGGAGAACTGGCAAATTGGCAGCGATCGGAGTTACAGCCTTTAATTGCTCAACGATTGGACACCCGCAAGCAGGAGCTGGATGCGAAAGCGGCTGAATTTGTGGATCAGCTCGACGAACTGCGGCTGCGGGTTGCGGGTTTATCGGTCGTTCCTGTGTCAGAAAATGATTTAGGCAAGCGGAAGATTTCGCCGCTAGAGCGCATTCTCTCAGCCGCAGGAGGTTTTTTGATCGGCGGTGCCGGGTCTGCCAGCATTGGTGCGATCTACGGCTATGAGGAAATGCTGAAAAGCCTGCTTCCCCAAATTCTCCTGAGCGCGGCGACGATCGTGCTGGTTGGACTCAATCCGCTGGTGCTGTTTCCAGTTATGGCAGCAGGCGGTATTCTTCAGGGCTTGCTTTCGACCAACAGCACAAACAAAAAGCTCAAGGAAGTCGTGAGCCAGAAATACGCAGGTGAAGTGCGATCGGCTGCTTATGAACAGGCAAACAAACTGGCAGAAGCGGTTTCAGAGGAATTAGGCAAAATCGAGACAGCCGTTGATCAGGGCTTGGGTGCGGAAATTCAAAGCGTTCGGGAACAGGTTGATTCCATCTTGATCGAGAAGCAGAAGGGACAGGCAAACGTCGATCAAAAATTGCAAGACCTCGATCGCATTTCTCGTGAATTGAATGAAATCGACAGCGAACTGGATGACTTGATTGCTCAAATGATGATGTAA
- a CDS encoding dynamin family protein — translation MNNSSEQQQYQRFQAQRQQLLQLIERQLQIIQALNMSGRTDVLHRLEERVRADNFKVLVLGEFKRGKSTFINAMLGDEILPAYARPCTAIINEVKWGETPTALLHSTSTDDMTATPQPVPVKELEQYVTIQDGMSEGEAIRSNPFEKVELLWPLDLCRNGALLHDERR, via the coding sequence ATGAACAATTCATCCGAACAACAGCAGTATCAGCGGTTTCAAGCACAGCGTCAACAGTTGCTTCAGCTTATTGAGCGGCAGTTGCAGATTATTCAGGCACTTAACATGAGTGGACGAACAGATGTGCTGCATCGTTTAGAAGAACGAGTTCGCGCTGATAATTTCAAGGTGCTGGTTCTGGGCGAGTTTAAGCGCGGCAAAAGCACGTTCATTAATGCCATGCTGGGCGATGAAATTCTGCCCGCCTACGCTCGTCCCTGCACAGCGATTATTAACGAAGTCAAATGGGGCGAAACTCCGACTGCTCTGCTGCATTCGACCAGTACAGATGACATGACAGCAACGCCACAGCCGGTTCCGGTTAAGGAGCTAGAACAATATGTGACGATTCAAGACGGAATGAGCGAAGGAGAAGCGATTCGATCCAACCCTTTTGAAAAAGTTGAACTGCTCTGGCCGCTGGATTTATGCCGTAACGGGGCTTTGTTGCATGATGAGAGAAGGTGA
- a CDS encoding IS5 family transposase, protein MEPQYRIRNWSEYNAGLKQRGSLTFWLEESVLEQWVIEELSGKPGASVFYSDLAIQTMATVKAVYRLAGRQCQGFLESIFQLMGIDLPVPDHSTLSRRLGHLSIELPVLPKEGARHVVVDSTGVKVYGEGEWKTRQHGVSKRRTWRKLHLGVDEATGEILAAVATTNDFHDGEVLNDVLEAIDEPIEQVSTDGAYDHRHCYDEIAAQGAKAVIPPRQDAVIWQHGNCKGNPHPRDENLRHIRKHGRKRWKQDSGYHRRSIAETTMFRLKTILGGNLSARKFDNQAVELFIKCAALNRMIQIAKPNSYKVEA, encoded by the coding sequence ATGGAACCTCAATACCGCATCCGCAACTGGTCTGAGTATAACGCTGGACTCAAGCAGAGGGGAAGCCTCACCTTCTGGCTTGAAGAATCTGTCCTAGAGCAGTGGGTCATCGAAGAGTTGAGTGGCAAACCAGGCGCGTCTGTCTTCTACAGTGACCTTGCCATTCAAACAATGGCGACCGTTAAAGCCGTCTATCGTCTTGCTGGACGGCAGTGCCAAGGCTTTCTCGAATCGATTTTCCAGTTGATGGGAATCGACCTACCGGTGCCAGACCACAGCACCCTGTCTCGGCGACTGGGTCACTTATCCATTGAATTACCCGTTTTGCCGAAAGAAGGCGCTCGCCATGTCGTGGTGGATTCAACGGGGGTGAAAGTGTATGGGGAAGGGGAATGGAAAACCCGTCAACACGGAGTGAGCAAGCGACGCACTTGGCGCAAGCTGCATCTAGGCGTGGATGAAGCAACCGGTGAAATCTTGGCAGCAGTGGCGACCACCAATGATTTCCATGATGGAGAAGTGCTCAACGATGTACTGGAAGCCATTGATGAGCCGATAGAACAAGTCTCAACTGATGGGGCATATGACCATCGTCATTGCTATGACGAGATTGCCGCCCAAGGAGCCAAAGCGGTGATTCCGCCGCGCCAGGATGCGGTGATTTGGCAGCATGGCAATTGCAAGGGCAATCCGCATCCGCGTGACGAGAACCTGCGCCATATCCGCAAGCATGGACGCAAGCGTTGGAAACAGGATTCGGGCTATCATCGTCGCTCAATTGCAGAAACCACAATGTTTCGGCTGAAGACCATTTTGGGTGGTAATCTGAGTGCGCGTAAATTTGACAACCAGGCGGTGGAACTGTTCATCAAATGTGCTGCACTGAACCGTATGATCCAGATCGCCAAGCCCAATAGCTACAAAGTTGAAGCTTAA
- a CDS encoding IS3 family transposase (programmed frameshift), with protein sequence MQRKQHSAEFKARVALEAIKGLKTVNELATEHGVHPTQIHQWKKQVLDELPGIFSARRAQSQKEQEDLTASLYQQIGQLKVELDWLKKKSLVLPLDHKRQLVEPNHPDISVARQCELLDLARSSWYYKPVAVDPYELHLMNLIDAQYTKTPFYGIRRMTAWLRTQGERVNHKRVARMMRQMGIEAIYPRPRTTIPADNVRRYPYLLTGLTIDAPNLVWSTDITYIRLARGFVYLVAIIDWYSRYVLSWQLSNTMDVHFCLVALEQALQIGQPVIFNSDQGSQFTSQVFTSYLESRDIRISHDGKGRAFDNIFIERLWRSVKYEEVYLKDYSTVAVAIEELGNYFEVYNHQRLHQALNYQVPAAVHLSK encoded by the exons ATGCAGCGAAAACAACACAGCGCGGAGTTCAAAGCCAGGGTCGCTCTGGAAGCGATCAAAGGACTGAAAACGGTGAATGAACTGGCAACCGAACATGGGGTGCACCCGACGCAAATCCACCAGTGGAAGAAACAAGTCCTCGACGAACTGCCCGGTATCTTCTCGGCGCGACGTGCCCAAAGCCAGAAGGAACAAGAGGACTTAACGGCGAGCTTGTATCAGCAGATTGGGCAACTCAAAGTTGAGTTGGACTGGTTGAAAAAAAAATC TCTGGTATTGCCGCTCGACCATAAACGGCAATTAGTGGAGCCAAACCACCCGGATATCAGCGTGGCGCGTCAGTGTGAATTGCTCGATTTAGCGCGTTCCAGTTGGTACTACAAACCAGTTGCGGTAGACCCCTACGAGTTGCATCTGATGAATCTGATTGACGCTCAGTACACGAAGACCCCGTTTTATGGCATTCGTCGCATGACGGCGTGGCTGAGAACTCAAGGGGAAAGAGTCAACCACAAGCGAGTCGCAAGGATGATGCGGCAAATGGGCATCGAAGCGATTTATCCTCGTCCTCGCACCACGATTCCTGCTGATAACGTTCGTCGTTATCCTTACCTACTCACCGGACTGACGATTGATGCGCCGAATTTGGTCTGGAGTACCGACATTACCTATATCCGGCTTGCTAGAGGCTTTGTGTATCTGGTTGCGATCATCGATTGGTACAGCCGCTATGTCCTGTCGTGGCAATTGTCCAACACGATGGATGTCCACTTCTGTCTAGTGGCACTGGAACAAGCCTTACAAATCGGACAGCCTGTAATCTTCAACTCTGACCAAGGCAGTCAGTTCACAAGTCAAGTGTTCACGAGTTACCTGGAAAGCAGGGACATTCGGATTTCGCACGATGGCAAAGGACGAGCGTTTGACAACATCTTTATCGAACGGCTCTGGCGCAGTGTCAAATATGAAGAGGTGTATCTCAAGGATTATTCAACGGTCGCAGTCGCGATTGAGGAATTGGGGAATTACTTCGAGGTTTACAATCATCAGCGGTTACACCAAGCGTTGAATTATCAAGTGCCAGCAGCCGTGCATTTGAGTAAGTGA